A region of Streptomyces sp. NBC_01264 DNA encodes the following proteins:
- a CDS encoding single-stranded DNA-binding protein has protein sequence MLLDHREQTCHFLVLAVGVDGGLLDQPIQLGPAPCPHPGHDTGAAALRGGRGPGGTGRPRGRVVIGPCKAVEMPNDTPLTVIGNLVDDPELRFTQAGIPVARFTVASTPRSFDRETSTWRDGEPTFLDCSAWRQLAENLAGSLFQGPGWSWRGASGPTGGRPRRGRNAPAW, from the coding sequence ATGCTCCTCGACCATCGTGAACAGACCTGTCACTTCCTCGTCCTCGCCGTAGGCGTCGACGGTGGCCTCCTCGACCAGCCCATCCAGCTGGGCCCAGCTCCATGTCCCCATCCCGGGCACGATACCGGCGCGGCCGCTCTGCGTGGGGGCAGAGGCCCAGGCGGTACGGGAAGACCGCGTGGACGGGTTGTCATAGGTCCATGCAAGGCTGTGGAGATGCCTAACGACACACCCCTGACGGTGATTGGGAACCTTGTTGACGACCCGGAGCTGCGGTTCACCCAGGCTGGGATCCCCGTTGCCAGGTTCACCGTCGCCTCCACACCGCGCAGCTTCGACCGTGAAACGAGCACCTGGCGCGACGGGGAGCCGACGTTTTTGGACTGCAGTGCCTGGCGGCAGCTTGCGGAGAACCTCGCCGGGTCCCTGTTTCAGGGGCCCGGGTGGTCGTGGCGGGGCGCCTCCGGACCGACCGGTGGGAGACCCCGGAGGGGGAGAAACGCTCCCGCATGGTGA
- a CDS encoding helicase-associated domain-containing protein, giving the protein MTHLHDTETSQTRLTEHSAQADLRTLLQLCAAGRVKCSATTLRPSAATVAQVAEVLDAGDFYAGEPIAAFAWPLLLQAGGLAQLAAGKLALTKRGQQALTQPAHKVLAGLWQRWLSSTVLDEFSRVEAIKGQRSANVLSALKPRRGHVGAALAALAPDQWTTVDQLFTAMRNAGHNPSVARSERALWKLYLEDPEYGSLGYDGHHPWTLLQGRYTMAVLFEYAAPLGLIDVEYTDPAGARDDHQHNWGGDWLERISRYDGLRAIRLTPLGAYATGQASAYLPGPAPESTTAGSATGLKILPNHDLVALDGLPPAQALLLDAFATRTGDRTWTLSPASLLAAVHAGRNLSELRTYLNHADTALPDTVTTLLTDAERRVGQVRDLGPVHLIECADAATCALLASDRRIRALATRLGDRHLGVHADKLDRFRKATLTLGHPII; this is encoded by the coding sequence GTGACCCACCTGCACGACACCGAGACCTCGCAGACCCGCCTCACCGAACACAGCGCCCAGGCCGATCTGCGGACCCTGCTGCAACTGTGCGCCGCTGGCCGGGTGAAGTGCAGTGCCACAACGCTGCGCCCGTCCGCCGCGACCGTCGCCCAGGTGGCCGAGGTACTGGACGCAGGCGACTTCTACGCCGGTGAGCCGATAGCCGCCTTCGCCTGGCCCCTGCTCCTACAGGCCGGCGGCCTGGCCCAACTGGCCGCAGGCAAGCTCGCTCTGACCAAGCGTGGCCAACAGGCACTCACTCAACCCGCACACAAGGTGCTGGCCGGGCTGTGGCAGCGCTGGCTTTCCAGCACGGTCCTGGACGAGTTCTCCCGCGTCGAAGCTATCAAAGGCCAGCGCTCCGCGAACGTGCTCAGCGCGCTCAAACCGCGCCGAGGCCACGTCGGCGCCGCGCTGGCTGCCCTGGCCCCCGACCAGTGGACCACCGTCGACCAGCTCTTCACTGCCATGCGCAACGCGGGGCACAACCCCTCGGTCGCACGCTCCGAACGTGCCCTGTGGAAGCTTTACCTGGAAGACCCCGAGTACGGCAGTCTCGGCTACGACGGCCACCACCCCTGGACACTGCTCCAGGGCCGCTACACCATGGCCGTGCTGTTCGAGTACGCCGCACCCCTGGGACTGATCGACGTCGAGTACACGGACCCAGCCGGGGCACGCGACGACCACCAGCACAACTGGGGTGGCGACTGGCTGGAGCGGATCAGCCGCTACGACGGCCTTCGCGCGATCCGCCTCACCCCTCTCGGCGCCTACGCCACCGGGCAGGCCTCCGCATACCTCCCCGGGCCCGCCCCTGAATCGACCACCGCCGGGAGCGCCACCGGGCTGAAAATCCTCCCCAACCACGACCTCGTCGCCCTCGACGGCCTCCCCCCTGCCCAAGCCCTACTCCTGGACGCCTTCGCCACCCGCACCGGCGACCGGACCTGGACCCTGAGCCCCGCCTCCCTCCTGGCAGCCGTACACGCCGGACGCAACCTCTCCGAACTGCGCACCTACCTCAACCACGCGGACACCGCCCTGCCGGACACCGTCACCACGCTCCTCACGGACGCCGAGCGGCGCGTCGGCCAGGTCCGCGATCTCGGCCCCGTTCACCTGATCGAATGCGCGGACGCAGCCACCTGCGCGCTGCTGGCCAGCGACAGGCGCATCCGCGCGCTCGCCACCCGCCTCGGCGACCGCCACCTCGGCGTCCATGCCGACAAGCTCGACCGCTTCCGCAAAGCCACCCTTACCCTCGGGCACCCCATCATCTGA